Proteins from a single region of Streptococcus mitis:
- the carB gene encoding carbamoyl-phosphate synthase large subunit, translating into MPKRTDIQKIMVIGSGPIIIGQAAEFDYAGTQACLSLKEEGYEVVLVNSNPATIMTDKEIADKVYIEPITLEFVTRILRKERPDALLPTLGGQTGLNMAMELSKNGILDELGVELLGTKLSAIDQAEDRDLFKQLMEELNQPIPESEIVNTVEEAVSFAVTIGYPVIVRPAFTLGGTGGGMCANEEELREIAENGLKLSPVTQCLIERSIAGFKEIEYEVMRDSADNALVVCNMENFDPVGIHTGDSIVFAPAQTMSDYENQMLRDASLSIIRALKIEGGCNVQLALDPYSFKYYVIEVNPRVSRSSALASKATGYPIAKLAAKIAVGLTLDEVINPVTGSTYAMFEPALDYVVAKIPRFPFDKFEKGERRLGTQMKATGEVMAIGRNIEESLLKACRSLEIGVHHNEIPELASVSDDALIEKVVKAQDDRLFYVSEAIRRGYTPEEIAELTKIDIFYLDKLLHIFEIEQELGAHPQDLDILKTAKLNGFSDRKIAELWETTADQVRQLRLENKIVPVYKMVDTCAAEFDSETPYFYSTYGWENESIKSDKESVLVLGSGPIRIGQGVEFDYATVHSVKAIQAAGYEAIIMNSNPETVSTDFSVSDKLYFEPLTFEDVMNVIDLEQPKGVIVQFGGQTAINLAEPLAKAGVTILGTQVADLDRAEDRDLFEQALKDLDIPQPPGQTATNEEEAVLAARKIGFPVLVRPSYVLGGRAMEIVENEEDLRSYMRTAVKASPDHPVLVDSYIVGQECEVDAISDGENVLIPGIMEHIERAGVHSGDSMAVYPPQTLSQKVQETIADYTKRLAIGLNCLGMMNIQFVIKDEKVYVIEVNPRASRTVPFLSKVTNIPMAQVATKLILGQNLEELGYQDGLYPESTRVHIKAPVFSFTKLAKVDSLLGPEMKSTGEVMGSDTTLEKALYKAFEASYLHLPTFGNVVFTIADDAKEEALDLARRFQNIGYGILATEGTAAFFASHGLQAQPVGKIGDDDKDIPSFVRKGRIQAIINTVGTKRTADEDGEQIRRSAIEHGVPLFTALDTADAMLKVLESRSFVTEAI; encoded by the coding sequence ATGCCTAAACGTACTGATATTCAAAAAATTATGGTGATTGGTTCTGGTCCGATTATTATTGGTCAGGCTGCTGAGTTTGACTATGCTGGGACCCAGGCTTGCTTGTCGTTGAAAGAGGAAGGTTATGAGGTTGTCTTGGTTAACTCAAACCCTGCCACCATCATGACGGACAAGGAAATTGCTGACAAGGTTTATATTGAACCGATTACACTTGAGTTTGTGACACGTATTCTTCGTAAGGAACGTCCAGATGCCTTGCTACCAACGCTCGGTGGTCAGACAGGCCTCAATATGGCCATGGAATTGTCTAAAAATGGTATTCTTGATGAGCTTGGAGTAGAACTTTTGGGGACTAAATTATCTGCCATTGACCAAGCGGAGGACCGTGACCTCTTTAAACAATTGATGGAAGAGCTCAACCAACCAATCCCTGAATCTGAAATTGTTAACACTGTTGAAGAAGCAGTTTCCTTTGCTGTAACTATTGGCTACCCAGTAATCGTCCGTCCAGCCTTTACCCTAGGTGGTACTGGTGGTGGTATGTGTGCCAATGAGGAAGAATTGCGTGAAATCGCTGAAAATGGTTTGAAATTGTCACCTGTTACCCAATGTTTGATTGAGCGTTCTATTGCCGGTTTCAAGGAAATCGAATACGAAGTCATGCGTGACTCGGCTGATAATGCTTTGGTTGTTTGTAACATGGAAAACTTTGATCCAGTTGGGATTCACACAGGGGATTCCATTGTATTTGCCCCTGCGCAAACCATGTCAGACTATGAAAACCAAATGCTACGTGACGCGAGTTTGAGCATCATTCGTGCCCTTAAGATTGAAGGTGGATGTAACGTTCAGTTGGCCCTTGATCCCTACAGCTTCAAGTACTATGTCATCGAAGTAAACCCTCGTGTGTCGCGTTCTTCAGCCCTTGCTTCTAAGGCGACAGGTTACCCAATTGCCAAATTGGCTGCCAAGATTGCCGTCGGTTTGACCTTGGATGAGGTGATCAACCCAGTTACAGGTTCAACCTATGCCATGTTTGAACCAGCCCTTGACTACGTGGTTGCCAAGATTCCACGTTTCCCATTTGACAAGTTTGAAAAGGGTGAGCGCCGTCTTGGGACACAGATGAAGGCCACTGGAGAAGTCATGGCAATCGGTCGAAACATCGAAGAATCTCTCCTTAAGGCCTGTCGTTCCCTTGAAATTGGGGTGCACCACAATGAAATTCCAGAACTTGCTAGTGTTTCAGATGATGCCTTGATTGAAAAGGTTGTGAAAGCTCAAGATGACCGTCTCTTCTATGTATCTGAAGCTATTCGTCGTGGTTATACACCAGAAGAAATTGCTGAATTGACTAAGATTGATATCTTCTATCTTGATAAACTCTTACATATCTTTGAAATCGAGCAAGAACTGGGAGCACATCCACAAGATTTAGACATTTTGAAAACTGCCAAACTGAATGGCTTCTCAGACCGTAAGATTGCTGAACTCTGGGAAACAACAGCTGACCAAGTTCGTCAACTTCGTTTGGAAAACAAGATTGTCCCAGTCTACAAGATGGTTGATACCTGTGCGGCAGAGTTTGACTCTGAAACACCATACTTCTATTCAACCTATGGTTGGGAAAATGAGTCTATCAAGTCTGATAAGGAATCCGTTCTAGTTCTGGGTTCTGGTCCAATCCGTATCGGTCAAGGGGTTGAGTTTGACTACGCAACTGTTCACTCGGTTAAGGCTATCCAGGCTGCTGGCTACGAAGCCATCATCATGAACTCAAACCCAGAGACCGTTTCTACAGACTTCTCTGTATCAGATAAGCTTTACTTTGAGCCATTGACTTTCGAAGATGTTATGAATGTCATTGACTTGGAGCAACCAAAAGGTGTTATCGTTCAGTTCGGTGGTCAAACAGCCATCAACCTTGCGGAGCCATTGGCAAAAGCAGGTGTGACCATCCTTGGTACACAGGTTGCTGACCTAGACCGTGCTGAAGACCGTGACCTCTTTGAGCAAGCTCTTAAAGATTTGGATATTCCACAGCCACCAGGACAAACGGCTACCAATGAAGAAGAAGCAGTGCTTGCAGCTCGCAAGATTGGTTTTCCAGTCCTCGTTCGCCCATCTTATGTCTTGGGTGGTCGTGCTATGGAAATCGTTGAAAACGAAGAAGATCTTCGTTCTTACATGCGAACTGCTGTTAAGGCTAGTCCAGACCACCCAGTTCTTGTCGACTCTTACATCGTTGGGCAAGAGTGCGAAGTTGATGCCATTTCAGATGGGGAAAATGTCCTTATTCCTGGTATCATGGAGCATATCGAACGTGCCGGTGTCCACTCAGGTGATTCGATGGCCGTTTACCCACCACAAACCTTGTCGCAAAAGGTGCAAGAAACAATCGCAGACTATACTAAACGCCTAGCAATTGGTCTTAACTGTCTTGGAATGATGAACATCCAGTTTGTTATCAAGGATGAAAAAGTCTATGTTATTGAGGTCAATCCACGTGCCAGCCGTACGGTTCCATTCCTTTCTAAGGTAACCAATATTCCTATGGCTCAGGTTGCGACCAAGCTCATTCTTGGTCAAAACCTTGAAGAACTGGGCTACCAAGATGGTCTTTACCCTGAAAGTACTCGCGTTCATATCAAGGCACCTGTCTTCTCCTTTACCAAACTAGCTAAGGTAGACAGCTTGCTCGGTCCTGAAATGAAGTCAACAGGTGAAGTTATGGGTTCTGATACTACTTTGGAAAAAGCTCTCTATAAAGCCTTTGAAGCTTCTTACCTCCACTTGCCAACTTTTGGTAACGTTGTATTTACTATCGCTGATGATGCCAAAGAAGAAGCTTTGGACTTGGCTCGTCGTTTCCAAAATATTGGCTATGGAATCCTCGCGAC